The following are encoded in a window of Kogia breviceps isolate mKogBre1 chromosome 12, mKogBre1 haplotype 1, whole genome shotgun sequence genomic DNA:
- the SMUG1 gene encoding single-strand selective monofunctional uracil DNA glycosylase isoform X1, which translates to MAVPQAFPPGPLHEGGALVEPQPSLRSSAEGFLEEELRLNAELKQLQFSEPVGTIYNPVEYAWEPHRSYVTRYCQGPKQVLFLGMNPGPFGMAQTGVPFGEVSVVRDWLGIGGPVHTPPQEHPKRPVLGLECPQSEVSGARFWGFFRDLCGQPEVFFRHCFVHNLCPLLLLAPSGRNVTPAELPAKQREQLLGVCDAALCRQVQLLGVRLVVGVGRLAEQRARRALAGLMPEVQVEGLLHPSPRSPQANKGWEVVAKERLNELGLLPLLTK; encoded by the exons ATGGCTGTGCCCCAGGCTTtcccgccggggcccctccatgAGGGGGGTGCCCTGGTGGAGCCCCAGCCCTCCCTTCGAAGCTCGGCtgagggcttcttggaggaggagcTCCGGCTTAACGCTGAGCTGAAGCAGCTGCAGTTTTCTGAGCCTGTGGGCACCATCTACAACCCTGTGGAGTATGCGTGGGAGCCGCATCGCAGCTACGTGACCCGCTACTGCCAGGGGCCCAAGCAAGTGCTCTTCTTGGGCATGAACCCAGGACCCTTTGGCATGGCCCAGACTGGG GTGCCCTTTGGGGAAGTGAGTGTAGTCCGGGACTGGTTGGGCATTGGGGGGCCTGTGCACACCCCTCCCCAAGAGCACCCCAAGCGACCAGTGCTGGGACTGGAGTGCCCTCAGTCTGAGGTGAGTGGTGCCCGGTTCTGGGGCTTTTTCCGGGACCTCTGTGGACAGCCCGAGGTCTTCTTCCGTCACTGTTTCGTCCacaacctgtgtcctctgctacTCCTGGCTCCCAGCGGGCGCAACGTCACCCCCGCCGAGCTGCCGGCCAAGCAGCGAGAACAGCTCCTTGGGGTCTGTGACGCGGCCCTGTGCCGGCAGGTGCAGCTGCTAGGGGTGAGGCTGGTGGTGGGCGTGGGCCGCCTGGCCGAGCAGCGGGCGCGGCGAGCTCTGGCCGGCCTGATGCCCGAGGTCCAGGTGGAGGGGCTCCTGCACCCCTCCCCTCGCAGCCCACAGGCCAACAAGGGCTGGGAGGTGGTGGCCAAGGAGAGACTGAACGAGCTGGGGCTGCTGCCGCTGTTAACGAAGTGA
- the SMUG1 gene encoding single-strand selective monofunctional uracil DNA glycosylase isoform X2, which produces MSLAYILFILDFFPTRRLPQCLSCYSGMAVPQAFPPGPLHEGGALVEPQPSLRSSAEGFLEEELRLNAELKQLQFSEPVGTIYNPVEYAWEPHRSYVTRYCQGPKQVLFLGMNPGPFGMAQTGVPFGEVSVVRDWLGIGGPVHTPPQEHPKRPVLGLECPQSEVSGARFWGFFRDLCGQPEVFFRHCFVHNLCPLLLLAPSGRNVTPAELPAKQREQLLGVCDAALCRQVQLLGVRLVVGVGRLAEQRARRALAGLMPEVQVEGLLHPSPRSPQANKGWEVVAKERLNELGLLPLLTK; this is translated from the exons ATGAGCCTGGcttacattttattcattttggacTTCTTCCCCACCAGGAGATTACCACAGTGCCTATCAT GTTACAGTGGCATGGCTGTGCCCCAGGCTTtcccgccggggcccctccatgAGGGGGGTGCCCTGGTGGAGCCCCAGCCCTCCCTTCGAAGCTCGGCtgagggcttcttggaggaggagcTCCGGCTTAACGCTGAGCTGAAGCAGCTGCAGTTTTCTGAGCCTGTGGGCACCATCTACAACCCTGTGGAGTATGCGTGGGAGCCGCATCGCAGCTACGTGACCCGCTACTGCCAGGGGCCCAAGCAAGTGCTCTTCTTGGGCATGAACCCAGGACCCTTTGGCATGGCCCAGACTGGG GTGCCCTTTGGGGAAGTGAGTGTAGTCCGGGACTGGTTGGGCATTGGGGGGCCTGTGCACACCCCTCCCCAAGAGCACCCCAAGCGACCAGTGCTGGGACTGGAGTGCCCTCAGTCTGAGGTGAGTGGTGCCCGGTTCTGGGGCTTTTTCCGGGACCTCTGTGGACAGCCCGAGGTCTTCTTCCGTCACTGTTTCGTCCacaacctgtgtcctctgctacTCCTGGCTCCCAGCGGGCGCAACGTCACCCCCGCCGAGCTGCCGGCCAAGCAGCGAGAACAGCTCCTTGGGGTCTGTGACGCGGCCCTGTGCCGGCAGGTGCAGCTGCTAGGGGTGAGGCTGGTGGTGGGCGTGGGCCGCCTGGCCGAGCAGCGGGCGCGGCGAGCTCTGGCCGGCCTGATGCCCGAGGTCCAGGTGGAGGGGCTCCTGCACCCCTCCCCTCGCAGCCCACAGGCCAACAAGGGCTGGGAGGTGGTGGCCAAGGAGAGACTGAACGAGCTGGGGCTGCTGCCGCTGTTAACGAAGTGA